The proteins below come from a single Sorghum bicolor cultivar BTx623 chromosome 4, Sorghum_bicolor_NCBIv3, whole genome shotgun sequence genomic window:
- the LOC110435118 gene encoding uncharacterized protein LOC110435118, producing MQEREEQSMARESPNVETNSHNGSNSRKHMSPPYEKHAEANQHVQGEEDHDCVGDDYVENEELDDEANQQVPAAAASPVVNTATSPTNDVQRFARDDLVGNDVILFAMSSNEKVAKATVVSINPNNHLAGEALGTKFCEVIVNIVFKRDALVPRPYAEMKTLGDAVKMPVAWPFNRLKVCSQQPKRPSQGVAGSSQVVARFSQRSSQGAAGSSQGVAGSH from the exons atgcaagaaagggaggagcaGAGCATGGCACGAGAATCTCCAAATGTTGAAACAAACTCACACAATGGTTCTAACTCAAGAAAGCACATG AGCCCACCGTATGAGAAACATGCTGAGGCCAATCAGCATGTTCAGGGTGAAGAAGATCATGACTGTGTAGGTGATGACTATGTAGAGAATGAGGAACTTGATGATGAGGCCAATCAGCAGGTTCCAGCCGCTGCAGCCTCGCCCGTCGTGAACACAGCAACATCACCAACGAATGATGTCCAACGCTTCGCACGTGATGATCTT GTTGGAAATGATGTGATCTTATTTGCCATGTCGAGTAATGAAAAAGTGGCTAAGGCAACTGTTGTTTCAATTAACCCAAACAATCATCTTGCGGGTGAGGCTCTTGGAACGAAATTTTGTGAAGTTATTGTGAATATTGTCTTCAAACGTGATGCATTAGTGCCACGTCCTTATGCTGAAATGAAGACTCTAGGTGATGCTGTAAAGATGCCGGTTGCTTGGCCATTTAATCGA CTGAAGGTTTGCAGTCAACAGCCAAAAAGACCTTCTCAAGGTGTGGCTGGATCTTCTCAAGTTGTTGCTCGATTTTCTCAGAGATCTTCTCAAGGTGCTGCAGGATCGTCTCAAGGTGTTGCTGGAAGCCACTAA